A genomic stretch from Chitinophaga agri includes:
- a CDS encoding BlaI/MecI/CopY family transcriptional regulator, whose product MSLFKKDPTPEVVPTKTELDVLQILWQYGPSTVRFVHDKLNEQKEAVIYTSTLKLMQVMKEKGMLDRDESSMKHVYSAVVEETKVKGTMLGRFMDSMYNGSPSDLMMALLGNDRTSAEELQKMKELLNKLDDK is encoded by the coding sequence ATGAGCTTATTTAAGAAAGATCCGACTCCCGAAGTGGTGCCTACCAAGACCGAACTGGATGTACTGCAGATACTATGGCAGTATGGTCCTTCGACGGTACGCTTTGTTCATGACAAACTCAATGAACAGAAAGAGGCCGTCATCTACACCAGTACGCTGAAACTGATGCAGGTAATGAAGGAAAAGGGAATGCTGGACAGGGACGAGAGCAGCATGAAACATGTCTACAGCGCTGTTGTGGAAGAAACTAAAGTGAAAGGAACCATGTTGGGCCGATTCATGGACAGCATGTATAACGGCTCACCAAGTGACCTGATGATGGCCCTGTTAGGCAACGACAGGACTTCAGCTGAAGAACTACAAAAAATGAAGGAACTGCTGAATAAACTGGATGATAAATAG
- a CDS encoding S41 family peptidase, whose amino-acid sequence MRKLLLALTMCCAYGVSHAQENPQWLRYPAISPDGKTIAFGYKGDIYRVDANGGVAIPVTIHEAHDMMPVWSHDGKYLAFASDRYGNFDVFVMPASGGTPVRLTYNSAGDFPYDFTPDNKQVLYGSSRNAPAASVRFSSGLFANLYTVPVTGGRSLLVTAAGAENAHYNAKGTQIIFQDRKGYEDPWRKHHVSAVTRDIWVYDIAAKSYKQVSGYEGEDREPLFSGDNDIFYLSEKGGIAQNIFKASATDKSKMQQLTRFEKNPVRHLSKSDDNLLCFTWNGEIYTMKEGQQPKKLAVQVFNDGRSSVTKPIPVTGNVTEFAMRPDGKEMAFVARGEVFVTSVEGNLTKRITNTPQQERSVAWSPDGKKLVYAAERNGNWDVYQTTIVRSEEPYFFASTLLKEEPLIATEAEEFQPVFSPDGKEIAFVEDRNVLRVYNIASKKSRTLLPAGRNFSYSDGDWEFAWSPDSKWIVTDDHQGYFNVTNAGIIPADGKGQTIYPVLSGFGENNTKWAADGKIMTWLSDRDGRRGLARQGSREVDVFGVFFDQEAYDRFKLSKDEFNLLKEKEDSSKKKDTTAAKKDSAAPKKPFNPDFSNLDSRTVRFTINSASIGDYVLNSDASKIFYMAAFEKGYDLWVTEPRTGETKILAKLGGSPGSIALSKDGNTLFVSNRGSVVKVDASSGKITPVTISTEFVLDQEAERRYIYEHAWKQVIDKFYAPAELKQIGWEAYAKNYERFLPYISNNYDFQELLSELLGELNASHTGGRFYSSRSDGDNTAALGLLYDETYTSNGLKVDEVIAGGPFDKAFSKLRKGNIIERIDGEEVTAQKDWAVFLNRKTGNNVLVSIYDPATSKRWDESVKPISNGEESSLMYKRWVNNMRNMVDKLSGGKVGYVHVQGMNDASYRSVYDEVMGKNREKQALIVDTRFNGGGWLHDDLYNFLGGKAYMNFAPQGQRTKAYEPQTRWTRPSCVLMGEGNYSDAHIFPFIYKQDNLGKLIGMPVAGTGTAVWWERQIDQSLVFGIPMVATFGKTGDHPLENMQLEPDIRVPLRYEDAFSGKDNQLEAAVTEMLKEIK is encoded by the coding sequence ATGAGAAAATTACTACTTGCACTAACCATGTGCTGTGCCTATGGTGTTAGCCACGCACAGGAAAACCCACAATGGTTACGATACCCTGCCATCTCTCCTGATGGTAAAACAATTGCGTTTGGTTACAAGGGAGACATTTACCGTGTAGATGCCAATGGAGGGGTGGCCATTCCTGTCACTATCCACGAAGCACATGACATGATGCCCGTGTGGAGCCATGATGGTAAATACCTCGCTTTTGCCAGTGACCGCTACGGCAACTTTGATGTATTCGTTATGCCTGCCTCCGGCGGTACACCCGTTCGGCTGACCTACAACAGCGCCGGTGATTTTCCTTACGACTTTACTCCTGATAACAAACAGGTGCTTTACGGCAGCTCCCGTAATGCACCTGCTGCCAGTGTCCGCTTCAGTTCCGGACTGTTTGCCAATCTCTATACAGTGCCTGTTACAGGTGGTCGCTCCCTGCTGGTGACTGCCGCCGGTGCAGAAAATGCACACTACAATGCTAAAGGCACACAGATCATTTTCCAGGACAGGAAAGGGTATGAAGATCCATGGCGTAAACACCATGTGTCCGCCGTTACCAGAGATATCTGGGTATACGATATTGCTGCAAAAAGCTACAAACAGGTATCCGGCTATGAAGGGGAAGACCGCGAGCCGCTCTTCTCGGGCGACAATGATATCTTCTACCTGAGTGAGAAAGGCGGCATTGCCCAGAATATCTTCAAAGCCTCTGCTACCGACAAAAGCAAAATGCAGCAGCTGACCCGCTTTGAGAAAAATCCGGTAAGACACCTGTCAAAGTCGGATGACAACCTGCTGTGCTTCACCTGGAATGGTGAGATCTATACCATGAAAGAAGGTCAGCAGCCAAAGAAACTCGCTGTTCAGGTATTTAATGATGGTCGTTCTTCCGTTACCAAACCTATTCCTGTTACTGGTAACGTCACTGAATTTGCTATGCGTCCTGATGGTAAGGAAATGGCGTTCGTGGCACGTGGTGAGGTCTTTGTGACCAGCGTGGAAGGCAATCTGACCAAACGTATCACCAATACCCCGCAGCAGGAACGTTCCGTTGCCTGGTCGCCCGATGGTAAGAAGCTGGTATATGCTGCGGAAAGAAATGGTAACTGGGATGTTTACCAAACCACCATCGTACGTTCCGAAGAGCCTTATTTCTTCGCTTCCACACTGCTGAAAGAGGAACCGCTTATCGCTACTGAGGCAGAAGAGTTTCAGCCGGTTTTCTCCCCCGATGGGAAAGAGATCGCTTTCGTAGAAGACCGTAACGTACTGCGTGTGTATAATATCGCGTCTAAAAAGAGCCGTACCCTGTTGCCTGCCGGCCGTAACTTCTCTTACTCTGATGGTGACTGGGAATTTGCCTGGAGCCCTGACAGTAAGTGGATCGTTACTGACGACCACCAGGGTTATTTCAATGTGACCAACGCCGGGATCATCCCTGCTGATGGTAAAGGGCAGACCATCTATCCTGTGTTGAGCGGCTTCGGTGAGAACAATACCAAATGGGCTGCCGACGGTAAGATCATGACCTGGCTGAGTGACCGTGACGGTCGCCGCGGACTGGCGCGTCAGGGCAGCCGCGAAGTAGATGTCTTCGGTGTGTTCTTTGATCAGGAAGCTTACGATAGATTCAAACTGTCTAAAGATGAATTTAACCTTCTCAAAGAAAAGGAAGACAGCTCGAAGAAAAAGGATACTACCGCCGCTAAGAAAGATAGTGCTGCACCGAAAAAGCCGTTTAATCCGGATTTCTCTAACCTGGACAGCCGGACGGTCCGCTTCACGATCAACAGTGCCTCTATAGGCGACTACGTATTGAACAGCGACGCCAGCAAGATCTTCTACATGGCTGCTTTTGAGAAAGGTTATGACCTGTGGGTAACAGAGCCCAGAACAGGTGAGACCAAGATCCTCGCAAAGCTGGGTGGTAGTCCTGGTAGCATTGCACTGAGCAAAGACGGTAATACCTTATTTGTAAGCAATCGTGGCAGCGTTGTAAAAGTAGATGCATCTTCCGGTAAGATCACTCCGGTGACTATCAGTACTGAGTTTGTACTGGACCAGGAAGCTGAGCGCCGTTACATCTATGAGCATGCATGGAAACAGGTGATTGACAAGTTCTATGCGCCTGCTGAACTGAAACAGATCGGATGGGAAGCCTATGCGAAGAACTACGAGCGCTTCCTGCCTTATATCAGTAATAACTATGACTTCCAGGAACTGCTGAGTGAACTACTCGGAGAACTGAACGCTTCCCATACCGGTGGTCGCTTCTATAGTAGTCGTTCTGATGGTGATAATACCGCTGCGCTGGGTCTGTTGTATGATGAGACTTACACCAGCAATGGTCTGAAAGTAGATGAGGTGATCGCTGGCGGTCCGTTTGACAAGGCATTCAGCAAGCTCAGAAAGGGCAATATTATTGAGCGTATCGACGGTGAAGAAGTGACTGCACAGAAAGACTGGGCAGTTTTCCTGAACCGCAAGACAGGCAATAATGTCCTGGTGAGCATCTATGATCCTGCTACCAGTAAACGCTGGGATGAATCAGTAAAACCAATCTCTAACGGAGAGGAAAGTAGTCTGATGTACAAGCGCTGGGTGAATAACATGCGTAACATGGTAGATAAGCTCAGCGGTGGTAAAGTTGGCTATGTACACGTACAGGGTATGAACGACGCGAGCTATCGTTCTGTATATGATGAAGTGATGGGTAAGAACAGAGAGAAACAGGCACTGATCGTAGATACCCGCTTTAATGGTGGTGGATGGCTGCATGATGACCTGTATAATTTCCTTGGTGGAAAGGCCTATATGAACTTCGCACCGCAGGGACAGCGTACAAAAGCATACGAACCTCAGACCCGCTGGACACGCCCAAGCTGTGTACTGATGGGAGAGGGTAACTATAGCGACGCGCATATCTTCCCATTCATTTACAAACAGGATAACCTGGGTAAACTCATCGGTATGCCGGTAGCTGGTACAGGTACTGCTGTATGGTGGGAAAGACAGATTGACCAGTCCCTGGTATTTGGTATTCCGATGGTGGCTACTTTCGGTAAAACAGGTGATCATCCGCTGGAAAATATGCAGCTTGAACCAGATATCCGTGTACCACTGCGCTATGAAGATGCATTTAGCGGAAAGGATAATCAGCTGGAAGCAGCGGTTACAGAAATGCTGAAAGAGATTAAATGA
- a CDS encoding M56 family metallopeptidase, with protein MYLYLDIYPFGERLLQAFSWMLVHSLWQGMLLALLTVLLLQLTRKAASSIRYHIVLVNVIAFVATGIITFFRELAGNVSQKVVPLADSIGQGASTLFRLDAMHVKLFTANSAGFISANAHLLVIVWALFFTFRSVRMVQGMIYLRNARLKKIYAAPEEWRERLQALCLSLGITKTVRLLESATVKVPLAAGHLKPVILIPAGLLTGLPAAQIEAVLLHELAHIRRHDYIVNLFQVCLETIFFFNPGLLWISALLRDEREHCCDDIALQQTGSKKAFVQALISFKEYTLNRQYPAVAFPGNKNQLLQRISRIVNDRRQSLGTAEKVLFFTGIAMLSVVLSTAAITQLARHTTSKINTPYLVAKGEQIVPPVALDRTIPDTLSPVVTKMPSVTVTRHAPITTVASRNAASPEAIPSPQPAPATMINEEVQVEESSTSTAMEQARRDRKEKARRQQEQLRRDKEQAERDKYQATLDRIQADRDREQARLDRLQSLKDRQQADRDRAQAEKDRQQANIDRANAEKERAAVVPAVVKSEVFEKTFYTTRYTDTYRNTYNNKYNANRQPDNVQ; from the coding sequence ATGTATCTGTACCTGGACATATACCCCTTCGGAGAACGCCTGCTACAGGCGTTTAGCTGGATGCTCGTGCACTCCCTCTGGCAGGGTATGCTACTGGCCCTGCTGACAGTATTACTCTTGCAGCTGACCCGTAAAGCGGCTTCCTCAATAAGGTATCATATTGTGCTGGTTAATGTTATTGCATTTGTTGCCACTGGTATCATAACCTTCTTCCGGGAACTTGCCGGCAATGTGTCGCAAAAAGTGGTACCACTGGCAGATAGTATCGGACAAGGCGCTTCCACCCTGTTCAGACTCGATGCAATGCATGTGAAACTATTTACTGCAAACAGCGCTGGTTTTATCTCTGCAAATGCACATCTGCTGGTCATCGTATGGGCATTGTTCTTTACATTCCGCTCAGTAAGAATGGTACAGGGAATGATCTACCTGCGTAACGCCAGACTGAAAAAGATCTATGCCGCACCGGAAGAATGGCGGGAGCGTTTGCAGGCGTTATGTTTGTCGCTGGGTATTACAAAAACAGTACGGCTGCTGGAATCGGCTACTGTAAAAGTGCCATTGGCAGCTGGCCACCTGAAACCAGTAATACTCATCCCGGCAGGTTTGCTGACCGGCCTCCCCGCAGCGCAGATCGAAGCGGTACTGTTACACGAACTTGCACACATACGCAGGCATGATTATATCGTTAACCTGTTCCAGGTATGCCTGGAGACCATCTTCTTTTTCAATCCCGGACTGTTATGGATATCCGCCTTACTGCGCGATGAAAGGGAACATTGCTGTGACGACATTGCCCTTCAGCAAACAGGTAGTAAGAAGGCTTTCGTGCAGGCACTGATCAGCTTCAAGGAATATACGCTCAACAGGCAATACCCCGCTGTTGCATTTCCCGGCAATAAAAATCAGTTGTTACAGCGCATCAGCCGTATTGTTAACGACAGACGGCAATCACTGGGAACCGCAGAAAAAGTCTTATTCTTCACAGGTATAGCGATGCTGAGCGTAGTGCTCTCCACCGCCGCTATTACCCAGCTGGCACGTCATACTACCAGCAAAATAAACACGCCCTACCTCGTGGCCAAAGGCGAGCAGATCGTCCCGCCAGTAGCTCTTGACAGGACCATACCTGATACCCTGTCGCCCGTAGTGACAAAGATGCCATCCGTGACTGTCACCCGTCATGCACCTATCACTACTGTGGCGAGTCGTAACGCCGCCTCACCTGAAGCTATACCCTCACCACAACCCGCACCTGCTACGATGATAAATGAGGAAGTACAGGTAGAGGAGTCATCAACGTCAACTGCAATGGAACAGGCACGACGTGATAGGAAGGAAAAAGCCAGGCGCCAACAGGAGCAGCTAAGGCGGGATAAAGAACAGGCAGAAAGAGATAAATACCAGGCCACCCTGGACCGTATACAGGCGGACAGGGACAGAGAGCAGGCAAGACTGGACCGGCTACAGTCACTGAAAGACAGACAACAGGCTGACCGCGACAGGGCACAGGCGGAAAAAGACAGACAACAGGCCAACATAGACCGCGCAAACGCAGAGAAGGAACGTGCTGCCGTTGTGCCGGCCGTCGTGAAAAGTGAGGTATTTGAAAAGACGTTCTATACCACCAGATATACCGACACGTACAGAAACACGTATAACAACAAGTATAACGCTAACAGACAGCCTGACAATGTACAGTAA